A genomic window from Quercus lobata isolate SW786 chromosome 10, ValleyOak3.0 Primary Assembly, whole genome shotgun sequence includes:
- the LOC115965291 gene encoding UDP-glycosyltransferase 74E2-like: MERKTHILVIPYPVQGHINPMLQFSKRLATKGARVTLVATSTIRNSMQALQGASSVNIEIISDGSEGDETVESLIATVDRFKDVVSQSLAEYIEKLNSSKYPPKFIVYDCALPWTLDVARKYGIDGAPFYTQSCAVNVVYYHFKKGTVRLPLEEPTVSLPSMPKLAINDLSSLLSNPSSYPPLLNLFLDQFSNFLEAKWIFFSSFKELELEVVNWMASQKWPIKTIGPTIPSMYLDKRLEDDKEYGLHLFKPDVDACIKWLDTKETNSVIYTSFGSLASLGEEQMQELTWGLKNSNCYFLWVVRETEQKKLPTNFLQETVEKGLVISWCSQLEVLAHKAIGCFMTHCGWNSTLEALSLGVPMVAMPQWTDQPTNAKFIADVWKVGVRIKLDERGIATKEEIEFCIREVIEEERGKEMRMNSVKWKELAKEAMDEGGSSDKNIEEFVAELVGL, translated from the exons ATGGAGAGGAAAACTCATATTCTAGTGATTCCTTACCCTGTACAAGGTCACATAAATCCTATGCTCCAGTTCTCCAAGCGCTTAGCCACAAAGGGTGCTAGAGTGACTTTAGTCGCTACCAGCACCATTAGAAACTCCATGCAAGCCTTGCAAGGTGCTAGCTCTGTCAACATTGAGATAATCTCTGATGGCTCTGAGGGAGACGAAACCGTAGAAAGCTTAATAGCAACTGTGGATCGTTTCAAAGATGTAGTTTCACAAAGCTTAGCAGAGTATATTGAGAAACTAAACAGCTCCAAATACCCCCCAAAGTTTATTGTGTATGACTGTGCTCTACCATGGACTCTAGACGTGGCTAGAAAATATGGCATAGATGGAGCTCCATTTTACACTCAATCTTGTGCAGTCAATGTCGTCTATTATCACTTCAAGAAAGGAACAGTAAGGTTGCCTCTCGAAGAACCAACAGTATCACTACCCTCGATGCCAAAACTAGCAATCAATGATCTATCTTCGCTCCTTTCTAATCCAAGCTCATACCCACCTCTACTGAACCTTTTTCTGGATCAATTTTCCAACTTCCTAGAAGCAAAGTGGATATTTTTCAGCTCTTTCAAGGAGTTGGAACTCGAG GTTGTGAATTGGATGGCAAGCCAGAAATGGCCTATAAAAACAATTGGACCAACTATTCCATCAATGTACTTAGACAAGCGGTTGGAGGATGACAAAGAGTATGGCCTTCATTTATTCAAGCCTGATGTGGATGCTTGCATAAAGTGGCTAGACACAAAAGAAACTAACTCAGTCATTTACACATCATTTGGAAGCTTAGCATCCCTAGGAGAAGAACAAATGCAAGAGCTAACATGGGGTCTAAAGAATAGCAATTGCTACTTCTTATGGGTTGTTAGAGAAACTGAACAAAAAAAGCTTCCTACTAATTTTCTACAGGAAACAGTGGAGAAGGGATTGGTCATAAGTTGGTGCAGTCAATTAGAAGTATTGGCTCATAAGGCCATTGGGTGCTTCATGACTCATTGTGGATGGAACTCAACCCTTGAGGCATTGAGCTTGGGAGTGCCAATGGTTGCAATGCCACAATGGACGGATCAACCAACGAATGCAAAGTTCATTGCCGATGTGTGGAAGGTTGGGGTTAGAATTAAATTGGATGAAAGAGGTATTGCtactaaagaagaaatagagtTTTGTATAAGGGAAGTaatagaggaagaaagagggaaagagaTGAGAATGAATTCAGTAAAATGGAAAGAATTGGCAAAAGAGGCAATGGATGAAGGTGGAAGTTCGGATAAAAACATAGAGGAATTTGTGGCAGAACTTGTAGGCTTGTGA